The genomic interval GATCTAGTTACCATCTTTGAAGCATTAGCGGATCATGGAAACTATACGAAAGACCCTGATATATTGACAGAGTATGTACGTCAGTCGCTATCAAGACAAATTACACAGCAGTTTTCATCTGGTAGCGATACGTTACGAGTGATAACAGTAGGACCGCAGCTTGAGAAAAAAATTGCTGAATCTGTGCAGCAATCGGATCAAGGCAGCTATATTGCACTAGATCCTGTTTCCACTCAACAAATTTACCAGAAGCTCAATGAGCATGTAAATCGTCAGATTCAAGCGGGCCAACAGCCTGTTGTACTCGCATCACCTACCATTCGAATGTATTTGAGACAAATTGTGGAGAGAACGATGCAGGATGTACCCGTTCTTTCTTATAGTGAACTTGAACCAAATATTGAAGTTCAGAGTGTCGGGGTGGTGAATCTATGAGAGTAAAACGATATGTCGTCAGTGCATTGCCAGAAGCGGTCTCTCTGATTCGAAGCGAGCTTGGGAAAGATGCAGTTATATTGAATACGAAGGAAATTAAAGTAGGCGGCTTTATGGGGATGTTTCGTAAGAAAAAGATGGAGGTTATCGCCGCTATCGAATCGAATCAATCGAATCCCCAAGCAAAACCTCAGCGAAACCCGGATCCTCAAGTGGATGCGGTCGTTGAGCAAATTTTGCAAACGGCGCAGCGAACAGCAACGGCTGTAATGGAACCGCCAAGCGTTCAAGCAATTTCTTCAGTACCGATTGCAGAGCCTCAGAAGGACAAAATAGAACGAGAGCAATTCATCATCGATGAGATTCGAGATTTAAGAGAATACATGTTAAAACTCTCGAAACAGCAAAACAATCTTATTTCTATGTCAGAGCACTTGATTGCACTGAGAGAACATTTGATAGAACAAGAAATGGAATTGCAATGGATCGAGCGTTTGATACAAGCTATTTCTGACAAAGAATCCGAAGGAAAAATCGTTTTTTCAAAGGAACAAATATGGGAGCATGCGGCAGAGCTGCTGCAAGAGTGGCTGCAACCCTACAGTGGCAGCAGTATCAGCAGTCATGTAAGAGTGGTTCATTTTGTTGGTCCAACCGGAGTTGGCAAGACGACGACTATTGCGAAGCTTGCAGCTGAACAAACAATCAAGCAGGGCAGAAAAGTGGGGTTCATTACTTCGGACACCTACCGAATTGCAGCTGTGGATCAGCTAAGGACCTATGCCAACATCTTGAACGTGCCGCTAGAGGTCGTTTTCTCGCAGATGGATTTGCCCCGTGCTTTCAAGCAGCTTGAAGAGCGAGAGCTCATTTATATGGATACAGCTGGGAGAAACTTCCGTAGTGAGCTTCATGTATCTGAGGTCAACAGCTTGCTTCAAACGACCGAGGCTAACGAAACGGTGCTTGTGCTTAGCATGACTGGCAAGACGAAGGATATGTCGGCAGTAGCCAATCATTTTTGCAAATACGGCGTTCGAAAAGTGTTGTTTACAAAGCTTGATGAAACTTCGGTTTACGGAGCAATATTCAATCTCATTATGAATTTTGAATTGCTTCCTACCTATATGGCGAGTGGGCAGACCGTTCCAGACGATATAGAGAAGTTTCAAGTGGATTCATACGTTAAACAGCTGCTCGGGAGCAATAGTTTATGATGGATCAAGCTGAAGCATTACGTAATTTAGTCAAGCAGCAGGAGCTTCAAGATGAAGGCCGCACGACTCGTGTAGTGACGGTAACGAGCGGTAAGGGCGGAGTTGGAAAGTCGAATTTCAGCTTGAATTTTGCATTAGCGCTCCAACGATTGGGTAAAAAAGTGCTCGTTTTTGATGCAGATATCGGAATGGCCAACATTGATGTGCTTATGGGCGTTTCGTCCACGTACAATTTGTATCATCTGCTCAAGCAGGAGAAAACAATTTGGGAAATCGTGCAGGAAGGTCCGGAAGGGCTGAACTTTATTGCAGGTGGATCTGGTTTTAGAGATTTGATGGATTTGTCTACAGAGCAGCTTGACCGTTTCGCTGATGAGATTAGCAAGCTGCATGGCAGGTATGATGTGATCTTGTTTGATACTGGCGCAGGCCTATCGAAGGAAACGGTTAAATTTATAACTGCAGCGCAAGAAACAATCGTTGTGACAACGCCTGAACCTACTTCAATTACAGATGCTTACGCCTTAATTAAAATGGTTAAAGCGATGGAGGTGGATGTTCACTTCAAATTAATTGTCAATCGAGCCGCTGATTTCCGTGAAGGAAAACAAACCGCTGATAAAATTAGCATGGTTGCACACAGGTTTCTTCAATCCGATTTGCCTCATCTTGGTATTTTGCCGGATGACCCAAATGTGTCAAAAGCTGTGAAGCGTCAAGTGCCCTTTACTGTAGCCTATCCTGGAAGCGAAGCATCCGTTGCTATTGACCGGATCGCAAAGCAATTTCTTGAAATACCACAGAATACTGCAATTAACGGCGGTGTCAAAGGATTTCTGCATAAAATGTTCAGACTCTCAAGATAATCCTTTGGAAGTGAGGAGGAAATGGAATGGTTCCTTATCGCGTACTAGTTGTAGATGATTCCGCATTTATGCGAAAGATCATTAGTGATTTAATCATTCAGGATTCACAGTTCAAGATCGTAGCAACAGCTAAAAACGGTCATGAAGCAATAGAAGCGGTTCGTGAATGGAAACCGGATGTCGTTACCTTAGATCTTGAAATGCCGTTAATGAACGGAATTGACGCATTGCAGATTATTATGAAGGATCATCCAACTCCTGTCATTATGCTCTCGGGTATAAGTGAAGACAATACAAGAGAAACGATTAAAGCACTGCAATTTGGTGCATTCGACTTCATTAGAAAACCTTCAGCAACGATCTCTAATGATATTCGACAAGTTGGAGAGGTTCTGCTTGAGAAATTGCGTATCGCAGTATTAACGAAGCGTTATCAGCCAGTAATTACGATCGCAGAGAAACAAGAAACAAAAGCAGAAGATAGCAGCTTGCCAAAAGCGAAAAAAGAAGTAGTTTCGAACAACATTTTACACCATGAGGAGCTGCCGTTTGAAGCCTTGTCTACTCCTGCTAAAGATCGGAACAAATTGCCGTTCAAGAAAACGGAAGATAAACAAGGGCAACAGCGCTCGGTTCCCCCTTTACATAATAAGCTTACAAGCAATATGCAAGATGAAGCAAAGCCTAACGATGCCAAATCTAAGATTGCACCTCGCAAATCAGTCGAAAAGGTACCGCAGGCTGAACCTAAATCTCATTTTTCTGAGCCACCTTCAACAAAAAAAACAAAGACAGTTCAGACAGCTTCTACCTTTAAACATATCGTAGCCATTGGAACTTCGACAGGCGGTCCTAGAGCTTTGCATGAGGTAATTACTTCTTTGCCAGCTGATTTCCCAGCACCGGTGCTTATTGTTCAGCATATGCCTCCCAAGTTCACCAAATCGTTAGCACAGCGGCTGGACAGCTTTAGCGAGATTCATGTCGTAGAAGCAGAGCAGGGAGAGAAAGTAGTTGCTGGCGTTGCCTATATCGCACCTGGCGGCTATCATATGGAGCTTGTCAAAGATGCTTCCAGCTACTCGATTGCGCTCACTGAACAGCCGCAGCGCAACGGACATCGTCCTTCTGTAGATGTATTGTTTGAATCCTTGGCTGAATATCGCGAACTGAAGCGTCATGCGGTCATAATGACAGGCATGGGCAGTGATGGGGCGAAGGGAATGAAGCTGTTATCCGAATGTGGAATTGAAACGACCATAGCAGAAGCAGAAGAGACCTGTGTCGTTTATGGAATGCCGAGATCGGCTGTTGAAGCTGGATGTGTGAGTAAAGTATTGCCACTGCAGCATATTGCATCGCAACTGAAGCAAGCAGTGCTGAAATAGATAGGCTAGAATGGCTTCACCATACTAACAGGAGGTGCTAGGAAATGGATATGAATGCCTATTTATCGATGTTTATCGATGAATCTAATGATCACCTGCAATCCTTGAATGAAAATTTGCTTCGTCTGGAAAGCGAGCCTGAGGAGCTTAGTATCGTTCAAAATATATTCCGTTCAGCGCATACGCTCAAAGGAATGTCAGCTACGATGGGTTTTGAAGATTTAGCAGCGCTGACGCATGAAATGGAAAATGTGCTTGACCTCGTTCGCAACAGCAAGTTAAAAATGGACAGCTTTATTTTTGACACTTTGTTTAAAGGGTTAGATGCGCTTGAAGCAATGGTTCAGGATATTGTGGACGGCGGTACAGGGAAAGCGGACGTTACCTCGATCGTTGAATCGCTGCAAATCATCTTGAAAAGTGATTATAGCGCAAGCAAAGCGACTCAGGCTCCAACCGTAGCGGCTAATGCACCAAGTGCTGCAGAATCAAGCGCATCAGGAGCGATGCTGCTTGACGAGTTTCAATCTTCGATTTTGCTTCAGTCGATAGAAACAGGACATAACGTTTTTCATATTCAAATCGCTATTCGCGATAATTGCTTGCTAAAAGCCGTTCGTGCTTATATGGTATTTGATTTGCTAGAGCGCAATGGTGAAGTTATTAAATCAGATCCATCCGTTCAAGACATTGAACAAGAAAAATTCAATTTCACTTTTACGGTATTTACGATTTCACGCTTGCAGCAGGAAGATCTTCAAGCGCAGCTGCTTAATATTTCAGAAATTGAATCCGCGGTTGTAACTGCTTTGGATGCAGAGTCATTAGCCGTGCTTGGCCAATCTAACGCAGCTGCGGCAGTAGAGGTTGTCGAAGTTGCTGAAACGGCTGCGCCGCAATCCGAAGCGGCAGTTACATCTGTTGAAGCAGCAAAAGGACAAGCTCGATCGGCACCTGCTGCTAGCACACCAGCTAATGTGTCGAAGACGATTCGTGTAGACATTGAGAGGCTCGATACGCTCATGAACTTGTTTAGCGAATTGCTTATTGACCGAGTTAGGCTGGAACAGCTCTCTAGTGAAATCAAACGCAGTGATTTGACTGAAACT from Paenibacillus sp. FSL K6-3182 carries:
- a CDS encoding chemotaxis response regulator protein-glutamate methylesterase; translation: MVPYRVLVVDDSAFMRKIISDLIIQDSQFKIVATAKNGHEAIEAVREWKPDVVTLDLEMPLMNGIDALQIIMKDHPTPVIMLSGISEDNTRETIKALQFGAFDFIRKPSATISNDIRQVGEVLLEKLRIAVLTKRYQPVITIAEKQETKAEDSSLPKAKKEVVSNNILHHEELPFEALSTPAKDRNKLPFKKTEDKQGQQRSVPPLHNKLTSNMQDEAKPNDAKSKIAPRKSVEKVPQAEPKSHFSEPPSTKKTKTVQTASTFKHIVAIGTSTGGPRALHEVITSLPADFPAPVLIVQHMPPKFTKSLAQRLDSFSEIHVVEAEQGEKVVAGVAYIAPGGYHMELVKDASSYSIALTEQPQRNGHRPSVDVLFESLAEYRELKRHAVIMTGMGSDGAKGMKLLSECGIETTIAEAEETCVVYGMPRSAVEAGCVSKVLPLQHIASQLKQAVLK
- a CDS encoding MinD/ParA family protein, yielding MMDQAEALRNLVKQQELQDEGRTTRVVTVTSGKGGVGKSNFSLNFALALQRLGKKVLVFDADIGMANIDVLMGVSSTYNLYHLLKQEKTIWEIVQEGPEGLNFIAGGSGFRDLMDLSTEQLDRFADEISKLHGRYDVILFDTGAGLSKETVKFITAAQETIVVTTPEPTSITDAYALIKMVKAMEVDVHFKLIVNRAADFREGKQTADKISMVAHRFLQSDLPHLGILPDDPNVSKAVKRQVPFTVAYPGSEASVAIDRIAKQFLEIPQNTAINGGVKGFLHKMFRLSR
- a CDS encoding chemotaxis protein CheA; this translates as MDMNAYLSMFIDESNDHLQSLNENLLRLESEPEELSIVQNIFRSAHTLKGMSATMGFEDLAALTHEMENVLDLVRNSKLKMDSFIFDTLFKGLDALEAMVQDIVDGGTGKADVTSIVESLQIILKSDYSASKATQAPTVAANAPSAAESSASGAMLLDEFQSSILLQSIETGHNVFHIQIAIRDNCLLKAVRAYMVFDLLERNGEVIKSDPSVQDIEQEKFNFTFTVFTISRLQQEDLQAQLLNISEIESAVVTALDAESLAVLGQSNAAAAVEVVEVAETAAPQSEAAVTSVEAAKGQARSAPAASTPANVSKTIRVDIERLDTLMNLFSELLIDRVRLEQLSSEIKRSDLTETVEHMARVSSDLQSIVLKLRMVPVDSVFNRFPRMIRDLAKSLDKKIDLVITGADTELDRTVIDEIGDPLVHLLRNSVDHGIETVEERIAAGKPETGTIFLRAFHSGNHVFIEVEEDGRGIHHERVLKTAIKNGVVTADEAKLLTPDEINMLIFAAGFSTADKISDISGRGVGLDVVRSKITSLGGNVTIDSAFGRGTKFSVQLPLTLSIISAMLIKLGSEKYAIPLSSIVETGIIRKEQILQVHGNKMIEFRNTIIPLVSLSKVLDSPDFNENDELETEIVVVRKGEKWAAVMVDEFIGQSEIVLKTLGKYLTNIKAISGATILGDGYVALIIDPNALIK
- the flhF gene encoding flagellar biosynthesis protein FlhF, with protein sequence MRVKRYVVSALPEAVSLIRSELGKDAVILNTKEIKVGGFMGMFRKKKMEVIAAIESNQSNPQAKPQRNPDPQVDAVVEQILQTAQRTATAVMEPPSVQAISSVPIAEPQKDKIEREQFIIDEIRDLREYMLKLSKQQNNLISMSEHLIALREHLIEQEMELQWIERLIQAISDKESEGKIVFSKEQIWEHAAELLQEWLQPYSGSSISSHVRVVHFVGPTGVGKTTTIAKLAAEQTIKQGRKVGFITSDTYRIAAVDQLRTYANILNVPLEVVFSQMDLPRAFKQLEERELIYMDTAGRNFRSELHVSEVNSLLQTTEANETVLVLSMTGKTKDMSAVANHFCKYGVRKVLFTKLDETSVYGAIFNLIMNFELLPTYMASGQTVPDDIEKFQVDSYVKQLLGSNSL